The proteins below are encoded in one region of Knoellia sp. S7-12:
- a CDS encoding GNAT family N-acetyltransferase, which translates to MAIVSGRPGVDELGDAVGALREWQREGAALQLHPGDLGWFWRFGAEATAAAVRTWSRDGDLLAVGLLDGSDLLRLGIAPEAQQDQELARQLVADATDPARGVLPEGEASVESPNGALIHDLLGAAGWALDDPWAILRRDLSGPVEDPELRVDVIAPAQAGVWAAVQRSAFDNPHATDDRWHAMASGVPYLDGRSLVAHDGSGTAVAAVTVWSAGPGRPGIIEPMGVHRDHRGQGYGTSINIAAAAALRQLGSSSAMVATPSDNVGAVTTYASAGFEQQPERRDRRRGAQDLNWVSG; encoded by the coding sequence ATGGCGATCGTGTCGGGGAGGCCGGGGGTCGACGAGCTGGGCGATGCCGTCGGGGCGCTGCGGGAGTGGCAGCGCGAAGGGGCGGCGCTTCAGCTGCATCCAGGGGACCTCGGCTGGTTCTGGCGATTCGGTGCCGAGGCGACGGCGGCAGCAGTCAGGACATGGAGCCGTGACGGTGACCTTCTTGCGGTCGGGCTGCTCGACGGCTCCGACCTGTTGCGGTTGGGCATCGCACCCGAGGCTCAGCAGGACCAGGAGCTGGCGCGGCAGCTGGTTGCCGACGCCACGGATCCGGCGCGTGGGGTCCTGCCGGAGGGAGAGGCATCAGTGGAGTCACCCAACGGCGCTCTCATCCACGACCTGCTCGGGGCGGCCGGTTGGGCCCTCGACGATCCGTGGGCGATTCTTCGTCGTGACCTCTCCGGGCCGGTGGAGGACCCGGAACTGCGCGTCGACGTGATCGCACCCGCGCAGGCCGGCGTCTGGGCCGCCGTGCAGCGGTCGGCGTTCGACAACCCCCATGCCACGGACGACCGCTGGCACGCGATGGCGTCCGGAGTGCCCTATTTGGACGGCCGGTCCCTCGTGGCCCATGACGGCTCCGGCACTGCCGTCGCGGCAGTGACCGTGTGGTCGGCGGGCCCGGGACGGCCCGGGATCATCGAGCCGATGGGAGTGCACCGCGATCACCGGGGTCAGGGCTACGGCACGTCGATCAACATCGCTGCCGCAGCCGCGCTCCGGCAACTGGGCTCGTCGAGCGCGATGGTCGCGACACCGAGCGACAACGTCGGGGCCGTCACGACCTATGCCTCAGCCGGGTTCGAGCAGCAACCCGAGAGGCGCGATCGGCGGCGGGGCGCCCAAGACTTGAACTGGGTCAGCGGATGA
- a CDS encoding putative immunity protein: protein MILPKVRDPRLITIRRGGTLTDADHHLLALWSATCAEHVLDLFQAVQPADGRPRQAIDHARAWVRGEVPMMVARAAGGHAMGAARPLRGAARFAAYAAGQAGCVAHVPEHDLGAAAYAIKAVGEAAPAVEKEQAMQRECQWQRDQLPDRIRDLVLEDQKRRNDICWSVFDGLGGQERG, encoded by the coding sequence ATGATCCTGCCGAAGGTCAGAGACCCTCGACTCATCACGATCCGTCGCGGTGGGACGCTCACCGACGCCGACCATCACCTGCTCGCACTGTGGTCGGCCACGTGCGCCGAACACGTCCTCGACCTCTTCCAGGCGGTCCAGCCCGCAGACGGCCGACCTCGTCAGGCCATCGACCACGCCCGAGCCTGGGTGCGCGGCGAAGTCCCGATGATGGTGGCGCGAGCGGCCGGTGGCCATGCCATGGGTGCCGCCCGACCTTTGCGTGGAGCGGCGCGCTTCGCGGCGTATGCCGCTGGGCAGGCTGGGTGCGTCGCTCACGTCCCCGAGCACGACCTGGGTGCGGCGGCATACGCGATCAAGGCGGTGGGTGAAGCGGCGCCGGCAGTCGAGAAGGAGCAGGCGATGCAGCGCGAGTGCCAGTGGCAGCGCGACCAGCTGCCTGACCGGATCCGTGACCTGGTTCTCGAGGATCAGAAGCGGCGCAACGACATCTGCTGGTCAGTCTTCGACGGACTTGGTGGGCAGGAACGCGGCTGA
- the eda gene encoding bifunctional 4-hydroxy-2-oxoglutarate aldolase/2-dehydro-3-deoxy-phosphogluconate aldolase, protein MTSASPATAQPVITSEADVLDLAPVIPVVVVDSVEQAVPLARALVRGGIPVIEITLRSDAGLAAIEAVASQVEGIVVGAGTVVTPEQVQQVKDAGAQFLVTPGSPPRLLDAALASGLPLLAGAGTLTEMLTLAEAGLTAMKFFPAEASGGRPYLSAVSGPCPQLRFCPTGGVTPETAAAWLALPNVGCVGGSWLTPKDAVAQGDWGRIEVLAAEAAALRQHT, encoded by the coding sequence ATGACCAGCGCTTCACCGGCCACCGCCCAACCCGTGATCACGAGCGAGGCTGACGTCCTCGACCTCGCCCCGGTCATCCCTGTCGTCGTCGTGGACTCGGTCGAACAGGCGGTGCCGCTGGCCCGCGCCCTCGTGCGCGGCGGCATACCCGTCATTGAGATCACGTTGCGCAGCGACGCCGGACTCGCCGCGATCGAGGCGGTGGCCTCCCAGGTCGAGGGCATCGTCGTCGGCGCAGGCACGGTGGTGACCCCGGAGCAGGTGCAGCAGGTCAAGGACGCCGGGGCGCAGTTCCTCGTGACGCCGGGCTCGCCGCCGCGGCTGCTCGACGCCGCCCTGGCCAGTGGCCTGCCGCTGCTCGCGGGCGCTGGCACGCTGACCGAGATGCTCACGCTGGCCGAGGCCGGGCTCACGGCGATGAAGTTCTTCCCAGCAGAGGCGAGCGGCGGGCGACCCTATCTGTCGGCCGTGAGCGGACCGTGTCCACAGCTGAGGTTCTGCCCGACGGGTGGCGTCACGCCAGAGACGGCCGCAGCCTGGCTCGCGCTGCCCAACGTCGGCTGCGTCGGCGGTTCCTGGCTGACGCCAAAGGACGCTGTGGCGCAGGGGGATTGGGGTCGCATCGAGGTCCTCGCTGCCGAGGCCGCAGCCCTTCGCCAGCACACCTGA
- the edd gene encoding phosphogluconate dehydratase: MHPVVARVTARVTDRSEASRTAYLQRLSRAASELSLRPARTDLGCSNLAHAVASCGGADRTTMAADTGVSLGIITSYNDMLSAHAPFEHYPAAMKQTAREVGAVARVAGGVPAMCDGITQGRAGMELSLFSRDVIAMSTAIALSHDVFDGVLMLGVCDKIVPGLVAGALSFGHLPTALVPAGPMASGRSNADKAETRKAFAAGEVGRDELLESEVASYHSPGTCTFYGTANSNQMLMDVMGLHLPGAAFVHPDDALRDALTAATTVRIAEIAASDTPYGIGQVVDEKAVVNGVVALLATGGSTNHTMHLISMAAAAGIDLTWEDFDDLSSAVPSIARIYPNGPADVNHFHAAGGTAFLVRTLLDHGLLHEDVLTVAGPGLRRYTQRPQIVDGQLEFVDIATESGDASVLREADNPFTVDGGLRVLGGTLGHAVIKVSAVKDEHRVIEAPARVFTDQVGFLQAFSRRELDRDVIVVIREQGPSANGMPELHALTPSLGVLQKRGYAVALVTDGRMSGASGAIPAAIHVTPESVHAGPISKIHDGDLIRVDSLTGRLDVLVDEEEFSARVPSPRVSAVGSGTGRELFAPMRAAVGRADEGAHIFGNLGHVWDQSDAAPFVSHEETR; encoded by the coding sequence ATCCACCCTGTCGTTGCCCGGGTCACCGCTCGCGTGACCGATCGCAGCGAAGCCAGCCGCACGGCATACCTCCAACGCCTTTCGCGGGCCGCGTCCGAGCTGAGCCTGCGCCCGGCTCGCACCGACCTCGGTTGCTCGAACCTCGCCCACGCCGTCGCCTCATGTGGCGGCGCCGACCGCACCACGATGGCCGCCGACACCGGCGTGAGCCTGGGCATCATCACGTCCTACAACGACATGCTGTCGGCCCACGCGCCGTTCGAGCACTACCCGGCTGCGATGAAGCAGACCGCCCGTGAGGTCGGCGCCGTCGCCCGCGTCGCCGGTGGGGTGCCAGCCATGTGCGACGGCATCACCCAGGGTCGGGCGGGCATGGAGCTCAGCCTCTTCAGCCGCGACGTCATCGCCATGTCGACGGCGATCGCCCTGTCGCATGACGTCTTCGACGGCGTTCTCATGCTCGGTGTCTGCGACAAGATCGTGCCGGGGCTCGTGGCCGGCGCGTTGTCCTTCGGTCACCTGCCCACCGCCCTCGTCCCAGCCGGCCCGATGGCGAGCGGACGCTCCAACGCCGACAAGGCAGAGACCCGCAAGGCGTTTGCAGCGGGCGAGGTCGGCCGCGACGAGCTGCTCGAGAGCGAGGTCGCGTCCTATCACTCGCCGGGCACCTGCACCTTCTATGGCACGGCCAACTCCAACCAGATGCTCATGGACGTCATGGGGCTGCACCTGCCCGGAGCGGCGTTCGTCCACCCGGACGACGCGCTGCGTGACGCACTCACCGCCGCGACGACCGTCCGCATCGCGGAGATCGCCGCATCCGACACGCCCTACGGCATCGGTCAGGTCGTCGACGAGAAGGCGGTCGTCAACGGTGTCGTCGCGCTCCTGGCGACAGGTGGCTCGACGAACCACACGATGCACCTCATCTCGATGGCCGCCGCGGCCGGGATCGACCTGACGTGGGAGGACTTCGACGACCTGTCGTCGGCCGTCCCGTCGATCGCCCGGATCTATCCCAACGGTCCCGCCGACGTGAACCACTTCCACGCGGCCGGCGGCACTGCGTTCCTCGTGCGCACGCTGCTCGATCACGGCCTGCTCCATGAGGACGTGCTGACGGTCGCCGGTCCCGGTCTGCGCCGCTACACCCAGCGCCCGCAGATCGTCGACGGTCAGCTCGAATTCGTCGACATCGCCACGGAATCCGGCGATGCCAGCGTCCTGCGCGAGGCCGACAACCCGTTCACGGTCGACGGTGGACTGCGGGTCCTCGGCGGCACGCTGGGCCACGCCGTCATCAAGGTCTCCGCGGTCAAGGACGAGCACCGGGTCATCGAAGCGCCAGCGCGCGTCTTCACCGACCAGGTCGGATTCCTCCAGGCGTTCTCGCGACGCGAGCTCGACCGGGACGTCATCGTCGTGATCCGCGAGCAGGGCCCCAGCGCCAACGGAATGCCCGAGCTGCATGCCCTCACCCCCTCGCTCGGTGTCCTTCAAAAACGTGGGTATGCCGTGGCGCTGGTGACCGATGGACGCATGAGTGGCGCTTCGGGCGCCATCCCGGCAGCCATCCACGTGACCCCCGAGTCCGTGCACGCCGGCCCGATCTCGAAGATCCACGACGGCGACCTCATCCGGGTGGACTCACTCACCGGGCGGCTCGACGTGCTCGTCGACGAGGAGGAGTTCTCGGCCCGGGTCCCGTCGCCACGCGTCAGCGCCGTGGGGTCGGGCACGGGGCGCGAGCTCTTTGCACCGATGCGCGCCGCGGTCGGACGGGCCGACGAGGGCGCTCACATCTTCGGAAATCTGGGCCACGTCTGGGACCAGAGCGATGCCGCACCGTTCGTCAGCCACGAGGAGACCCGATGA
- a CDS encoding SDR family NAD(P)-dependent oxidoreductase has protein sequence MAEQQTIVITGASDGIGAAAAGQLQALGHRVVVVGRSAEKTAAVAQPLSAPSHLADFADLDQVRALAAELLASYPRIDVLANNAGGLFGQETTKDGFDKTFQVNHLAPFLLTHLLMDRLVASDARVIQTSSAAHRLMGHIDLDDLDNAKSWSANKAYGDGKLANVLFTRELHRRFHEQGINAVAFHPGVIRTNFANDTPSLMRLVYRTPLARLLTSVESGGGRLTWLAAGTPGETWEPGRYYENNKVAKINPQVKDAALAQGLWERSEALLGL, from the coding sequence ATGGCTGAGCAGCAGACCATCGTCATCACCGGAGCCAGCGACGGGATCGGCGCTGCGGCGGCTGGTCAACTCCAGGCGCTTGGTCACCGGGTGGTCGTGGTCGGTCGATCCGCGGAGAAGACCGCGGCGGTCGCCCAGCCGTTGAGCGCCCCTTCGCATCTGGCCGACTTCGCCGACCTTGACCAGGTCCGCGCCCTTGCCGCTGAGCTGCTCGCCAGCTATCCGCGCATCGACGTCCTCGCCAACAACGCCGGTGGGCTCTTCGGTCAGGAGACGACGAAGGACGGGTTCGACAAGACCTTCCAGGTCAACCACCTGGCCCCCTTCCTGCTCACCCACCTCCTCATGGACCGACTCGTCGCGTCCGACGCCAGGGTGATCCAGACATCCAGCGCTGCGCACCGGTTGATGGGGCACATCGACCTCGACGACCTCGACAACGCCAAGAGCTGGAGCGCCAACAAGGCCTACGGCGACGGAAAGTTGGCCAACGTCCTGTTCACCCGCGAGCTGCATCGCCGCTTCCACGAGCAGGGGATCAACGCCGTCGCGTTCCACCCCGGTGTGATCCGCACGAACTTCGCCAATGACACACCCAGCCTCATGCGGCTCGTCTATCGCACGCCGTTGGCGCGACTTCTGACCAGCGTGGAGTCAGGCGGTGGGCGCCTCACCTGGCTGGCCGCCGGGACGCCCGGTGAGACGTGGGAGCCCGGTCGCTACTACGAGAACAACAAGGTCGCCAAGATCAACCCTCAGGTCAAGGACGCTGCTCTCGCGCAAGGCTTGTGGGAGCGCAGCGAAGCCCTCCTTGGCCTGTGA
- a CDS encoding GNAT family N-acetyltransferase, with amino-acid sequence MEDDYTTRLLTPETWDDFAVLVEANNGVWGGCWCMGFHPEGFGSSPSVGGNRAAKEAHVRAGTVHQVLVYAGDQCVGWCQFGSPAELPNIKNIKVYEKEAVDLPAWRIGCIFTGSKHRGRGVARAAVTAVLREIRAAGGGVVEAYPEQVEERAPQRGAYLHTGPESLFEEFGFERDRKIAKWRWVMRLAVTP; translated from the coding sequence ATGGAGGACGACTACACGACGCGGCTGCTGACACCAGAGACGTGGGACGACTTCGCCGTCCTCGTCGAGGCGAACAACGGTGTGTGGGGCGGCTGCTGGTGCATGGGCTTCCACCCGGAGGGGTTCGGCTCGAGCCCAAGCGTCGGCGGCAACCGGGCCGCCAAGGAGGCTCACGTGCGAGCCGGGACAGTGCACCAAGTGCTGGTGTATGCCGGCGACCAGTGCGTGGGTTGGTGCCAGTTCGGCAGTCCGGCAGAGCTCCCCAACATCAAGAACATCAAGGTCTATGAGAAAGAGGCTGTGGACCTGCCGGCCTGGCGGATCGGCTGCATCTTCACCGGGAGCAAGCACCGTGGGCGCGGTGTCGCTCGAGCTGCAGTGACGGCGGTTCTTCGCGAGATTCGGGCGGCCGGCGGTGGCGTCGTCGAGGCCTACCCGGAGCAGGTCGAGGAACGCGCGCCGCAGCGCGGGGCGTATCTCCACACCGGCCCGGAGAGCCTGTTCGAGGAGTTCGGGTTCGAGCGCGACCGCAAGATCGCCAAGTGGCGCTGGGTCATGCGCCTCGCCGTCACGCCCTGA
- a CDS encoding APC family permease, translated as MAQTLSDTGETDTKLKRGITPMLLFFFIVGDTLGAGIYTLVGGMAKDVGGAIWLPLIFALVLALLTAGTYAELITKYPHAGGAARYAERAFNKPYVTFLIGFLMLSSGITTSAALANAFSGEYLGALIDLPKVPVTLVFIALLVAINLRGVRESLMANVGATVIEATGLIIIIIVAAIVLGRGDGDISRVTTFAEGINPITGAFAATITAFFSFLGFEAAANMAEEVKDPSRAYPRALFGALLTAGVIYLLIALGAAGVVPTPELAGSDAPLLSVITASELAFPSWLFGAIALIAIGNGALLFMVMASRATYGLAEAGLLPEIFGRVAPTRRTPWVSILVIGAVTMAMSFVGDVNLLADTTVLLLVLVFISANISVLVLKKDKVEHKHFTAPRIVSIVALVASIALLTQQSMQTWLIALSYMVVGSILFFIARHARKREGTQAEDAEELQDK; from the coding sequence ATGGCCCAAACACTGTCGGACACAGGCGAGACGGACACCAAGCTCAAGCGCGGCATCACACCGATGCTGCTCTTCTTCTTCATCGTCGGTGACACCCTCGGTGCCGGCATCTACACGTTGGTCGGCGGCATGGCCAAGGATGTCGGGGGCGCCATCTGGCTGCCGTTGATCTTCGCGCTGGTGCTGGCCCTTCTCACCGCCGGCACCTATGCCGAGCTGATCACCAAGTACCCCCACGCGGGTGGCGCCGCGCGCTACGCGGAGCGGGCGTTCAACAAGCCCTACGTCACCTTCCTCATCGGCTTCCTCATGCTCTCCTCGGGGATCACGACGTCGGCCGCGCTCGCGAACGCCTTCTCCGGTGAGTACCTCGGGGCACTCATCGACCTGCCGAAGGTGCCGGTGACGCTCGTCTTTATCGCGCTGCTGGTCGCGATCAACCTTCGGGGCGTGCGCGAGTCCCTCATGGCCAACGTGGGCGCGACGGTCATCGAGGCCACCGGGCTCATCATCATCATCATCGTCGCGGCGATCGTGCTCGGGAGAGGCGACGGTGACATCAGCCGGGTGACGACCTTCGCCGAGGGCATCAACCCGATAACGGGCGCCTTCGCGGCGACCATCACCGCGTTCTTCTCGTTCCTCGGCTTCGAGGCCGCAGCCAACATGGCCGAGGAGGTCAAGGACCCCAGCCGCGCCTACCCACGTGCCCTCTTCGGAGCGCTGCTCACCGCTGGCGTCATCTACCTGCTCATCGCCCTGGGCGCTGCCGGAGTGGTGCCGACCCCAGAGCTGGCCGGCTCCGACGCACCGCTCCTCTCGGTCATCACGGCCTCCGAGCTGGCGTTCCCGTCGTGGCTGTTCGGGGCCATCGCCCTCATCGCCATCGGCAACGGCGCCCTGCTCTTCATGGTCATGGCCAGCCGCGCAACCTATGGCCTGGCCGAGGCGGGCCTGCTGCCGGAGATCTTCGGCCGCGTGGCTCCCACCCGTCGCACGCCGTGGGTCTCGATCCTCGTCATCGGCGCCGTGACGATGGCGATGAGCTTCGTCGGCGACGTGAACCTGCTGGCCGACACGACGGTCCTGCTGCTGGTGCTCGTGTTCATCTCGGCCAACATCTCGGTCCTCGTCCTCAAGAAGGACAAGGTCGAGCACAAGCACTTCACGGCCCCGAGGATCGTCTCGATCGTGGCCCTCGTAGCCAGCATCGCGCTGCTCACGCAGCAGAGCATGCAGACCTGGCTCATCGCCCTGTCCTACATGGTCGTGGGATCGATCCTCTTCTTCATTGCGCGCCACGCTCGCAAGCGCGAGGGCACGCAGGCCGAGGACGCCGAGGAACTGCAGGACAAGTGA
- a CDS encoding ribonuclease J, with product MSRRSTRSKRTGALPALPPHGLRVVPLGGLGEIGRNMTVFEHAGRLLIVDCGVLFPDEHQPGVDVIIPDFTWIRDRLDKIDAIVLTHGHEDHIGGVPYLLRERPDIPLVGSRLTLALIEAKLVEHRIKPRTIEVAEGDRRTFGSFDCEFIAVNHSIPDGLAVAIRTKAGIVLHTGDFKMDQFPLDGRVTDLRAFARLGEEGVDLFLVDSTNAEVPGFTVSEGELAPAIDTVFRTTKGRVIVSSFASHVHRIQQILDTAHRHKRKVAFVGRSMVRNMGIARELGYLTIPDGLVVKDMKALDRLRPDQQTIIATGSQGEPMAALARMANRDHPVEITPGDTVLMASSLIPGNENAIYRVINELTRWGANVVHKGNAKVHVSGHASAGELAYCYNIIEPTNVLPVHGEWRHLRANADIAIRTGIDADRVLIAQDGSVIDLIDGRAKITGNVPAGLIYVDAMTVGGATEETLHVRRTLAEEGVVTIVCIVDPDTGALTDGPDYLAHGFPPEVMDFSGATPLIQKALTKAATDGIEDLEQIEELVRRAASTWAHRAHRRSPLIIPVVVDA from the coding sequence ATGAGTCGGAGGTCAACGCGCAGCAAGCGCACCGGCGCATTGCCTGCTCTGCCGCCACACGGCCTGCGGGTGGTCCCGCTGGGTGGACTCGGCGAGATCGGGCGCAACATGACCGTCTTCGAGCACGCGGGTCGCCTGCTCATCGTCGACTGCGGGGTGCTCTTCCCCGACGAGCACCAGCCCGGGGTCGACGTCATCATCCCGGACTTCACCTGGATCAGGGACCGCCTCGACAAGATCGACGCGATCGTGCTCACCCACGGACATGAGGACCACATCGGCGGGGTTCCCTACCTGCTGCGTGAGCGTCCCGACATCCCCCTGGTCGGCTCACGCCTCACCTTGGCCCTGATCGAGGCCAAGTTGGTTGAGCACCGGATCAAGCCTCGAACCATCGAGGTTGCCGAGGGTGACCGCCGCACCTTCGGCTCCTTCGACTGCGAGTTCATCGCCGTCAACCACTCCATCCCCGATGGACTTGCCGTCGCCATCCGCACCAAGGCCGGCATCGTGCTGCACACCGGCGACTTCAAGATGGACCAGTTCCCGCTCGACGGCCGGGTCACCGACCTGCGCGCCTTCGCGCGGCTGGGCGAGGAAGGCGTCGACCTGTTCCTGGTGGACTCCACCAACGCCGAGGTGCCCGGGTTCACCGTGTCCGAGGGTGAGCTAGCCCCCGCGATCGACACCGTGTTCCGCACGACCAAGGGCCGGGTCATCGTCTCGAGCTTCGCCAGTCACGTGCACCGCATCCAGCAGATCCTCGACACGGCCCACCGGCACAAGCGCAAGGTCGCCTTCGTCGGACGGTCCATGGTGCGCAACATGGGCATCGCCCGCGAGCTGGGCTACCTCACCATCCCCGACGGCCTCGTCGTCAAGGACATGAAGGCCCTCGACCGGCTGCGCCCGGACCAACAGACGATCATCGCGACCGGGTCCCAGGGCGAGCCCATGGCGGCACTGGCCCGCATGGCCAACCGCGACCACCCCGTGGAGATCACCCCCGGTGACACCGTCCTCATGGCCAGTTCCCTGATCCCCGGCAACGAGAACGCCATCTATCGGGTCATCAACGAGCTCACCCGTTGGGGCGCCAACGTGGTCCACAAGGGCAACGCCAAGGTGCACGTGTCCGGTCACGCCAGCGCCGGCGAACTGGCCTACTGCTACAACATCATCGAGCCGACCAACGTGCTCCCCGTCCACGGCGAGTGGCGCCACCTGCGCGCCAACGCCGACATCGCCATCCGCACGGGAATCGACGCGGACCGGGTGCTCATCGCGCAGGACGGCAGCGTCATCGACCTCATCGACGGTCGCGCAAAGATCACCGGCAACGTCCCCGCCGGCCTGATCTATGTCGACGCGATGACTGTCGGTGGCGCCACCGAGGAGACGCTCCACGTGCGGCGCACCCTCGCCGAGGAGGGCGTCGTGACCATCGTGTGCATCGTCGACCCGGACACCGGCGCCCTGACCGACGGCCCCGACTACCTCGCCCACGGCTTCCCGCCGGAGGTCATGGACTTCTCGGGGGCCACACCCCTGATCCAGAAGGCCCTCACCAAGGCGGCGACGGACGGCATCGAGGACCTGGAGCAGATCGAGGAGCTGGTCCGTCGGGCCGCTTCCACCTGGGCCCACCGAGCGCATCGCCGAAGCCCACTGATCATCCCGGTGGTTGTCGACGCCTGA
- a CDS encoding M23 family metallopeptidase, translated as MPSRRIILSGGATVAGLAIGGIVAAPAAQAASYVRPVRNPTAHPITAAWRIPGNWSAGYHTGVDIGCPTGTPVYATIGGDCRTGRASWGSAYGTMILINDNVDGSDWGYCHLSRRVVSDGQRVATNQLIGYSGNTGNTTGPHLHLERRPRYGGYGSDKNPNLWP; from the coding sequence ATGCCCAGTCGACGGATCATCCTCAGCGGGGGCGCAACGGTCGCCGGACTTGCCATCGGTGGCATCGTCGCAGCGCCAGCAGCTCAGGCCGCGTCATACGTGCGGCCCGTGAGGAACCCAACCGCACACCCGATCACGGCCGCGTGGAGGATTCCCGGCAACTGGTCGGCCGGGTACCACACCGGAGTCGACATCGGATGCCCCACCGGCACTCCGGTCTACGCGACCATCGGTGGCGATTGCCGCACCGGTCGGGCGAGCTGGGGTTCCGCCTACGGCACCATGATTCTGATCAACGACAACGTGGACGGCTCGGACTGGGGCTACTGCCACCTGTCGAGGAGAGTGGTGAGCGATGGTCAGCGGGTCGCGACCAACCAGCTGATCGGCTACTCGGGCAACACCGGGAACACCACTGGCCCACACCTGCACCTGGAGCGACGCCCCCGCTATGGCGGTTATGGGTCGGACAAGAACCCCAACCTGTGGCCCTGA
- a CDS encoding nucleotidyltransferase domain-containing protein, whose amino-acid sequence MDLSHPLSSIAPSLEAEALTVLARTATPLTGRRVAELARRGSHVRLSNALDRLAQQGLVEVEPAGRAKLYRLNREHLLVPAITAALDATIELRARLGEHISGWRVQAVHASLYGSMARGEAGPESDIDVLVVRSSRLSLKDAETWSGQLTHLESDVWRWSGNTLSWFETTIADLKRSAAANEPIFASWREDSIHLAGEPLTPMLRRLNVQAGSR is encoded by the coding sequence ATGGATTTGTCCCACCCGCTGAGCAGCATCGCCCCCTCCTTGGAGGCGGAGGCGCTGACTGTGCTTGCTCGGACGGCCACTCCACTCACGGGACGACGCGTTGCCGAACTGGCACGTCGCGGTAGTCACGTACGCCTGTCGAATGCTCTCGACCGCTTGGCGCAGCAAGGTCTCGTCGAGGTCGAGCCTGCTGGCCGGGCCAAGCTGTATCGCCTCAACCGCGAGCACCTGCTCGTGCCAGCGATCACTGCTGCTCTGGATGCGACCATCGAACTGCGGGCGCGCCTTGGCGAACACATAAGTGGCTGGAGAGTGCAGGCCGTCCACGCCTCCCTCTACGGGTCGATGGCAAGGGGCGAAGCTGGTCCCGAATCGGACATCGACGTCCTCGTCGTCCGATCCTCACGCCTAAGCCTCAAGGATGCGGAGACCTGGAGCGGGCAGTTGACGCACCTCGAGTCCGACGTCTGGCGTTGGTCCGGCAACACCCTGTCCTGGTTCGAAACCACCATCGCCGATCTCAAACGCAGCGCGGCCGCCAACGAACCCATCTTTGCGTCCTGGCGCGAAGACTCCATCCATCTGGCAGGAGAGCCGCTGACCCCCATGCTCCGCCGCCTCAACGTCCAGGCAGGCAGCCGATGA
- a CDS encoding IS481 family transposase, producing MSHANAALTVRHRLKVAQLVVDQGVPISEVAARFQCSWPTVKRWADRYAAGEPMSDRSSRPHVMPAKTCVSTTKRIVSLRLRKRLGPVQLAAHVGVAPSTVHRVLTRCHLNRLAHVDRATGEPVRRYEHEHPGDMLHVDVKKFGNIPDGGGWRFVGRAQGMKNRTATPGKPKSKNHNPKMGHAFVHTVIDDHSRVAYAEIHDNETAATATAVLRRAVAWYVARGITIRRVLSDNGSPYVSHLWRDVCAELGIKHSRTRPRRPQTNGKVERFHRTMADGWGYARCYTSETERRQALPAWLHEYNHHRPHTACGNKPPNTRLINLSGQYI from the coding sequence ATGTCCCACGCTAACGCTGCCCTGACGGTTCGTCACCGCCTTAAGGTTGCCCAACTTGTCGTCGATCAGGGCGTGCCGATCAGTGAGGTCGCGGCACGATTCCAATGTTCGTGGCCGACGGTGAAGCGGTGGGCTGACAGGTATGCCGCCGGTGAGCCGATGAGCGACCGCTCGAGCCGCCCGCACGTGATGCCGGCCAAGACCTGCGTGTCGACGACGAAGCGGATCGTGTCGTTGCGGCTGCGCAAGCGCCTGGGTCCGGTCCAGCTCGCTGCACACGTGGGTGTTGCACCCTCGACAGTGCACCGGGTGCTCACCAGGTGTCACCTGAACCGGTTGGCGCACGTCGATCGCGCCACCGGTGAGCCGGTGCGCCGCTACGAGCATGAGCATCCCGGGGACATGCTGCACGTGGACGTCAAGAAGTTCGGGAACATCCCCGACGGTGGCGGGTGGCGCTTCGTGGGCCGAGCTCAGGGCATGAAGAACCGGACAGCCACCCCGGGCAAACCGAAGAGCAAGAACCACAACCCGAAGATGGGCCACGCATTCGTGCACACCGTCATCGATGACCATTCCCGAGTCGCCTACGCCGAGATCCACGACAACGAGACCGCCGCCACCGCCACCGCCGTCCTGCGCCGAGCCGTCGCCTGGTACGTCGCCCGCGGCATCACCATCCGCAGAGTCCTGTCCGACAACGGGTCCCCGTACGTGTCACACCTGTGGCGGGACGTCTGCGCAGAGCTCGGCATCAAACACTCACGCACCCGGCCCCGCCGCCCACAGACCAACGGCAAGGTCGAACGCTTCCACCGCACCATGGCCGACGGATGGGGATACGCCCGCTGCTACACCTCAGAGACCGAACGACGCCAAGCTCTGCCAGCATGGCTCCACGAGTACAACCACCACCGACCCCACACCGCCTGCGGGAACAAGCCACCCAACACCCGCTTGATCAACCTGTCAGGTCAGTACATCTAG